The Alicyclobacillus sp. SO9 genome includes a region encoding these proteins:
- a CDS encoding carboxymuconolactone decarboxylase family protein: MNELTEELIQVAATVAVGCTSCLEYHVPKARELGARHADLQEILALVRQVQLIATMRADDFAEDMFRSRKKELNVVTEGSSCGCGSGSCCS, encoded by the coding sequence TTGAATGAACTCACAGAGGAACTGATTCAGGTGGCGGCCACCGTGGCTGTGGGATGTACTTCCTGTTTGGAGTATCACGTACCCAAAGCAAGAGAGCTTGGGGCGCGTCATGCAGACTTGCAAGAAATCCTTGCTCTGGTTCGCCAGGTCCAGCTCATTGCCACCATGAGGGCGGATGACTTTGCGGAGGACATGTTCCGTTCCAGGAAGAAGGAATTGAACGTGGTGACGGAAGGTTCGTCATGCGGGTGTGGCTCGGGAAGCTGTTGCTCCTAA
- a CDS encoding FmdE family protein, which translates to MTQMDDELWYWSVDAQTAPYLPVFQVRDTESSHGRYAKGIKQIHGIDLVRFHGHPCDGLFRGMYAMSLALQSLFPDGVVDRTDLRFLSRNSPCLGDVGAYLTRGRVRFGTQDVRSRPGVWYIVQRGSTGKTVEVVEEEGFFPREIMDMESRLPTLSEQEKSEAVTTLKQLQEDWLRNSLFPSRPEEHYVVREIDFVWEDVPYVHKGTRTDVLYKDVL; encoded by the coding sequence ATGACGCAAATGGATGATGAATTATGGTACTGGAGTGTAGACGCGCAGACCGCACCTTATCTCCCGGTTTTTCAAGTGCGAGATACAGAATCGAGCCATGGCCGGTACGCTAAAGGAATCAAGCAAATTCACGGAATCGACCTCGTTCGATTTCACGGCCACCCCTGTGATGGTCTCTTTCGCGGAATGTACGCCATGTCACTCGCTTTGCAGTCTCTTTTCCCTGACGGAGTGGTGGACCGAACAGACTTGCGCTTTCTGTCTCGAAATAGCCCCTGTCTCGGGGATGTAGGTGCCTACCTCACGAGAGGACGGGTGCGTTTTGGAACGCAAGATGTGCGCAGTCGACCGGGAGTATGGTACATCGTCCAACGTGGTTCCACAGGAAAGACCGTTGAAGTTGTGGAAGAAGAAGGATTTTTTCCACGCGAAATTATGGACATGGAGTCGCGACTTCCTACCCTTTCGGAGCAGGAAAAAAGTGAAGCCGTGACGACTCTCAAACAACTGCAAGAGGACTGGCTACGAAACAGCCTGTTTCCGTCGCGGCCAGAGGAGCACTATGTTGTGCGTGAGATTGATTTTGTATGGGAAGACGTGCCTTATGTACACAAAGGCACACGGACGGATGTTCTATATAAAGATGTTCTGTAA
- a CDS encoding ArsA family ATPase yields the protein MTQYLFFSGKGGVGKTSLSSATAVMLAKQGARTLLVTTDPASNLGDVFGQEVGLEARAVQGVPYLFIQEINPNQALQTYKDRALAPLRELFPEEFVQAAEEKMSGPCTEEIATFDQFIACMHQPDYEWVVFDTAPTGHTLRLLELPSSWSLHIEESTQGSGQTCIGSVDALAASKEQYDNAVRALQDSDTTTFVFVTQPARLPMDEMLRSANELQKLEISNQVAIVNGVIPEDERTHPYSSRRWQKQEPFIQDLRSRFAGSIGYMPLYADEVKGIAMLEQVGRDLQHAIQL from the coding sequence ATGACCCAGTATCTTTTCTTTTCCGGGAAAGGCGGTGTCGGAAAGACTTCCCTTTCTTCCGCAACGGCCGTCATGTTAGCGAAGCAAGGTGCGAGGACGCTGCTCGTCACCACGGATCCGGCTTCGAACTTAGGAGACGTGTTTGGGCAAGAAGTGGGTCTCGAAGCCCGAGCGGTTCAAGGCGTTCCGTATTTGTTCATTCAGGAGATTAACCCGAATCAAGCCCTACAGACCTATAAAGACCGGGCCTTGGCTCCTCTTCGAGAGTTATTTCCGGAAGAGTTCGTGCAGGCTGCGGAAGAAAAGATGAGTGGGCCTTGTACGGAGGAAATCGCAACCTTTGACCAGTTTATCGCTTGTATGCATCAGCCTGACTATGAATGGGTGGTGTTTGATACGGCACCCACAGGGCACACACTACGCTTGCTGGAATTGCCGAGCAGTTGGAGTTTACACATTGAGGAAAGTACGCAAGGAAGCGGGCAGACATGTATCGGCAGTGTGGATGCGCTTGCGGCATCCAAGGAACAATATGACAACGCGGTGCGCGCGCTGCAAGACTCGGACACAACTACGTTTGTGTTTGTCACACAGCCCGCCCGACTGCCGATGGATGAGATGCTGCGTTCCGCAAATGAACTACAGAAACTGGAGATTTCAAATCAGGTCGCGATTGTGAACGGGGTCATCCCGGAAGACGAACGGACCCACCCGTATTCTAGTCGCAGGTGGCAGAAGCAAGAACCGTTTATTCAAGACCTGAGGTCTCGCTTTGCAGGTTCGATTGGGTACATGCCTCTCTATGCAGATGAGGTCAAAGGGATCGCGATGTTGGAACAAGTCGGGAGGGATTTACAACATGCCATTCAACTATGA
- a CDS encoding DUF4158 domain-containing protein has translation MRHTYEYQPFSIQVYRRVFQRLTQQASENDHALDLIQSVISLLRQEKVILPAMTTIEHVAWSAR, from the coding sequence ATTCGGCACACCTACGAATATCAGCCCTTTTCCATTCAAGTGTATCGGCGAGTATTTCAACGTCTCACGCAGCAGGCATCAGAAAATGATCATGCGCTGGATTTAATCCAATCAGTGATATCGCTGCTCCGACAAGAAAAGGTTATTCTCCCTGCAATGACGACAATTGAACACGTCGCTTGGAGTGCTCGATAA
- a CDS encoding ArsA family ATPase, which yields MPFNYDQLPADLLLPRGDKRRRIFLAGKGGVGKTTLASTTALFAADQGFKTLLVTTDPAAHIGNVFGETVTSVPRQISGSNLWLVRIDPKVAFDAYRHQVLDSLEHQFQDTETVERVSEELNSPCTEEVAVFQEFLDYVLSDEFDVTVFDTAPTGHTVRLLQLSWDYEEELEHKDAFTAETAALDDAQLARMNTAIRTLQDQDETGMLFVTLPESTPIAEMERAIADLERTHIYTQGIIVNQVLPEEAATSRLFGKRLELQMGHIDRLKKRNTNRTIAVATLQDDEIIGAELLKRFANEMIETSKETIR from the coding sequence ATGCCATTCAACTATGATCAGCTCCCTGCCGACCTACTGCTGCCTCGGGGCGATAAGCGCCGGAGAATTTTCCTGGCTGGAAAAGGGGGCGTAGGAAAAACGACGCTCGCGTCTACAACGGCGTTGTTTGCAGCGGACCAAGGCTTCAAAACGTTGCTTGTGACCACCGATCCCGCGGCTCACATCGGGAACGTGTTCGGTGAAACGGTTACCTCAGTCCCACGTCAAATTTCCGGCTCGAATCTATGGCTGGTACGAATTGACCCAAAGGTGGCGTTTGACGCCTACCGTCATCAAGTGCTGGACTCGCTGGAACATCAGTTTCAAGACACGGAGACCGTCGAACGCGTCAGTGAAGAACTGAATTCCCCCTGCACAGAAGAAGTGGCTGTCTTTCAGGAATTTCTTGACTACGTGTTGAGTGATGAGTTTGATGTGACCGTGTTTGATACGGCCCCGACGGGTCACACCGTCCGCCTTCTGCAGTTGTCTTGGGATTACGAAGAAGAGCTAGAGCATAAGGATGCCTTTACGGCAGAAACCGCGGCTTTGGACGATGCTCAATTGGCTCGGATGAATACAGCAATTCGTACGTTGCAAGATCAAGATGAAACGGGGATGTTGTTCGTCACGTTGCCGGAATCGACGCCCATTGCGGAAATGGAGCGAGCGATTGCGGATTTAGAACGAACCCACATTTACACGCAAGGCATTATAGTGAATCAAGTACTTCCCGAAGAGGCTGCGACCAGTCGCTTGTTTGGTAAGCGCTTGGAATTGCAAATGGGGCACATTGACCGATTGAAAAAACGCAACACTAACCGAACCATTGCTGTTGCGACCTTGCAAGACGATGAAATCATTGGCGCGGAGCTCTTGAAACGATTCGCGAATGAAATGATTGAAACATCGAAGGAGACGATACGATGA
- a CDS encoding carboxymuconolactone decarboxylase family protein, translating into MKIEELLSAMEKEGGARPVTMELLSQLDESAVFEHASNKQWLFSKTAIPNKYKLLMSITAAAAVGQENCIKTYVKSALRQGIQKDGIMEALLVARFVSATTVISASVDAMKLLVEDGQTN; encoded by the coding sequence ATGAAGATTGAAGAATTGCTTTCGGCGATGGAAAAAGAAGGCGGCGCACGCCCGGTGACGATGGAGCTGCTCAGTCAGTTGGACGAGAGTGCCGTTTTTGAGCATGCCAGTAATAAGCAGTGGTTATTTAGCAAGACCGCCATTCCAAACAAGTACAAACTCTTGATGAGTATCACAGCAGCGGCAGCAGTCGGACAAGAAAACTGTATCAAAACCTACGTGAAGAGTGCTTTACGACAAGGGATACAGAAAGATGGAATCATGGAAGCCTTACTTGTGGCGCGATTTGTGAGCGCGACAACCGTCATCTCCGCTTCCGTAGACGCCATGAAACTTCTCGTAGAGGATGGTCAAACGAACTAG
- a CDS encoding IS1380 family transposase produces MNSVQGFTMNFNPRMRVNFDGGDLTSDAGLLLYMEFDHRIGLSDVVRSQLVVHDSASHRDHPNSDVVLQKVYQHIAGYHTDDHADDLAVEPLLTTLFGKDRLASQPTMSRFFEKADISTVKSLESVNQTLQQRVYEIEPRKQFVCDVDSSGFAAYGNQYGANFNAHYQQHGFHPLFCFDGLTGDCLGAELRAGNVYTSRQAVRFMGPILSRYEKWAPNALVVVRGDSGFADPDLFELIEAKRHKYVIRLKSNPRLQSIAQAKANSLLNPNNVHKREVYYREFMYQAASWTKARRVVVKMERPAGELLFQFTFIVTNMALQPKNVVRFYCQRGHMENFIKEAKNGLACDKMSSTDFASNAVKLQIAMLAYNINNWFRRLCLPGKIRTNRMETLRNKLVKIAGKLVYSGRYWTWKLCSSCVYRKEFIQTLHNVNRIPKFT; encoded by the coding sequence ATGAATAGCGTACAAGGATTCACTATGAACTTCAACCCAAGGATGAGAGTAAATTTCGACGGTGGGGATTTGACCTCAGACGCAGGTCTGCTTCTGTACATGGAGTTCGATCATAGAATTGGATTGTCTGATGTTGTCAGAAGCCAATTGGTTGTTCATGATTCAGCTTCGCATCGAGACCATCCGAACAGCGATGTTGTGCTACAGAAGGTATACCAGCACATTGCAGGCTACCACACCGACGACCATGCAGATGATTTGGCTGTGGAGCCATTGCTGACGACGTTGTTTGGAAAAGACCGGTTAGCTTCACAACCCACCATGTCTCGCTTCTTTGAGAAGGCGGACATTTCGACAGTCAAATCTCTGGAAAGCGTGAATCAAACGTTGCAGCAACGTGTGTATGAGATCGAACCCCGAAAGCAATTCGTATGCGACGTGGACTCTTCCGGTTTCGCAGCCTACGGCAACCAATACGGAGCGAATTTCAATGCCCACTATCAGCAGCATGGGTTTCATCCGTTGTTTTGCTTTGACGGATTGACGGGCGATTGCCTTGGTGCTGAGCTGCGTGCTGGAAATGTATATACCTCCCGTCAAGCGGTTCGCTTTATGGGCCCCATTCTGAGTCGTTATGAAAAATGGGCGCCGAACGCACTGGTTGTCGTCCGAGGGGATAGCGGGTTTGCCGATCCTGATCTATTTGAGTTGATAGAAGCCAAGCGTCATAAGTACGTCATCCGCCTCAAGTCGAATCCCCGGCTACAGTCCATTGCACAGGCCAAGGCAAACTCATTGCTTAACCCGAACAACGTACATAAGCGTGAAGTCTATTATCGGGAATTCATGTACCAGGCTGCCAGTTGGACAAAAGCTCGCCGAGTGGTGGTCAAGATGGAGCGCCCTGCCGGAGAGCTTCTGTTTCAGTTCACCTTCATCGTCACCAATATGGCGCTGCAACCTAAGAATGTAGTTCGTTTCTACTGTCAACGTGGACATATGGAGAATTTCATCAAGGAAGCGAAAAACGGGCTTGCCTGCGACAAAATGAGCAGCACCGACTTTGCGTCCAACGCCGTCAAACTGCAAATCGCCATGCTCGCATACAACATCAACAACTGGTTTCGCCGTTTGTGTCTGCCAGGAAAAATACGAACCAACCGAATGGAGACCTTGCGAAACAAGCTGGTCAAAATTGCGGGAAAGCTGGTGTATTCCGGTCGATACTGGACATGGAAACTGTGCAGTTCATGCGTCTATCGAAAGGAATTCATTCAGACCCTACACAACGTGAATCGAATACCCAAATTCACTTGA
- a CDS encoding metalloregulator ArsR/SmtB family transcription factor, with amino-acid sequence MATQLQKDCCDELSVHSDAVADCMPTQLSESAVQSLVDSFKALADPTRIRMLHNLTRRELCVCDLAEVLGMTQSAVSHQLRYLRTLRIVKSRRDGNTVYYTCDDAHIVGLLQMGIDHISHVERDEERVYE; translated from the coding sequence GTGGCAACACAATTACAAAAGGATTGTTGTGATGAGCTATCGGTACATTCGGATGCCGTTGCGGATTGTATGCCTACACAGCTTAGTGAATCTGCGGTCCAAAGTTTAGTGGACTCATTTAAGGCATTGGCAGATCCGACACGAATCCGTATGCTGCACAACCTGACCCGACGAGAACTCTGTGTTTGTGACTTGGCGGAGGTATTGGGCATGACACAATCGGCTGTTTCGCATCAGCTGCGGTATTTGCGGACGTTGCGAATTGTAAAGAGCCGAAGAGATGGAAATACGGTGTACTACACCTGTGACGATGCCCACATCGTAGGCTTATTACAAATGGGAATTGATCATATTTCTCACGTAGAACGTGATGAGGAGAGAGTGTATGAGTAG
- a CDS encoding helix-turn-helix transcriptional regulator yields MLLVQNVCLCEIVEGLQIPTSTINHHLKILERGGVIKGRREGKFTVYSLDETKLDRMPLVHHEDNQLRGGNEDED; encoded by the coding sequence ATGTTACTCGTTCAAAATGTCTGTCTGTGTGAAATCGTGGAGGGATTACAGATCCCGACCTCGACGATCAATCACCACTTGAAGATTCTCGAACGAGGTGGGGTGATAAAAGGACGGCGGGAAGGGAAATTTACAGTCTATTCCCTTGACGAAACCAAATTGGACCGGATGCCATTGGTTCACCATGAGGACAACCAACTTCGAGGAGGAAATGAAGATGAAGATTGA
- the arsD gene encoding arsenite efflux transporter metallochaperone ArsD codes for MKIDFFDPEMCCSTGVCGTSPDPELIRVGEMVEKLKTDGHTVARHMLSRDSAAFTSNKDVYETMLKQGLTVLPIVTVDGEIRSMGRYPQMDELFAARES; via the coding sequence ATGAAAATCGACTTTTTTGATCCTGAAATGTGTTGCTCGACCGGGGTGTGTGGTACCTCTCCAGACCCGGAATTAATTCGCGTAGGTGAGATGGTGGAGAAGCTCAAGACGGACGGCCACACCGTGGCCCGTCACATGCTGAGCCGGGATTCGGCGGCGTTCACTTCGAACAAGGACGTATATGAAACCATGTTGAAGCAAGGCTTGACAGTGTTACCGATAGTCACTGTGGATGGGGAAATTCGATCCATGGGTCGCTATCCGCAAATGGATGAATTGTTTGCAGCAAGGGAGTCCTAA
- a CDS encoding cation diffusion facilitator family transporter, whose protein sequence is MSSHNHSPDHGHDHDHGDVFHSHAPAGKMKTAFFLTVVILAAEVVGGLLSHSLALLADAGHVLTDIAAIGLSWFALKQAEKPSNQKMTYGYHRAGILAAFINGMTLILITIWILWEAYGRFNHPEHVTPTWMFISAGIGLLMNLYLGLGMRNEENINVKSAVLHMLGDAAASAGVIVGGLIIMVTKWYVIDPILSVLIALLIASGAWRIVTQTVGILMEGTPKGIDLPKVIQEIKAVTGVHDVHDVHVWGITSGKNAMSCHIVLDGSMSIRDSQKILRDLEHRMVHMNIGHVTVQTEDAKHPHDNSELCATVETEHHH, encoded by the coding sequence ATGAGTAGCCATAATCATAGTCCTGACCACGGTCATGATCACGACCATGGAGATGTATTTCACAGCCATGCGCCTGCTGGTAAAATGAAAACGGCTTTCTTCTTGACAGTAGTGATTTTGGCTGCCGAGGTAGTTGGTGGTTTACTGTCGCATAGCTTGGCTCTGCTAGCAGACGCCGGACACGTTTTAACAGACATTGCTGCCATCGGACTTTCTTGGTTTGCCTTAAAGCAGGCAGAAAAGCCATCTAATCAAAAAATGACATACGGCTACCACAGAGCCGGGATTTTAGCTGCGTTCATTAATGGAATGACGCTTATCCTCATTACCATCTGGATTTTGTGGGAAGCCTACGGTAGATTCAACCATCCCGAACATGTTACCCCGACCTGGATGTTCATCAGTGCCGGCATTGGTTTGTTGATGAATTTGTATCTTGGCCTTGGAATGCGAAACGAAGAAAACATCAACGTAAAAAGTGCTGTTTTGCACATGCTGGGGGATGCGGCCGCCTCTGCCGGTGTTATCGTTGGTGGTTTGATTATTATGGTAACGAAGTGGTACGTCATAGACCCTATTTTGAGTGTTCTCATTGCTTTGTTAATTGCCTCAGGGGCATGGAGAATTGTCACGCAAACAGTCGGGATTCTCATGGAAGGTACACCGAAAGGGATCGATTTACCGAAAGTCATTCAAGAAATCAAAGCAGTTACAGGTGTTCATGACGTACATGATGTACACGTATGGGGTATCACGAGCGGAAAAAATGCCATGTCGTGTCATATCGTGTTGGATGGCAGTATGTCTATCAGAGACAGTCAAAAAATTTTACGAGACCTGGAGCATCGCATGGTCCATATGAATATCGGTCATGTGACCGTTCAAACGGAAGATGCAAAACATCCCCATGATAATTCGGAGCTTTGTGCCACGGTGGAAACGGAACATCATCATTAA
- a CDS encoding metalloregulator ArsR/SmtB family transcription factor has translation MMIKRDMCQVECVDMSKVERLRSAIPEIDYPSLVFKALADATRLQVAYALAQDELCVCEVAALLDMTVQNASHHLRRLKNAELATYRKEGKLVYYRLSPAGSLILNTVQHGQGGENVVSSSFAG, from the coding sequence ATGATGATTAAACGCGACATGTGTCAAGTCGAATGCGTGGATATGTCTAAGGTGGAGAGGCTTCGCTCTGCCATACCAGAAATCGATTATCCGTCTTTGGTTTTCAAGGCATTAGCGGATGCCACACGTCTCCAAGTGGCCTATGCACTGGCTCAGGATGAACTATGTGTCTGTGAGGTTGCAGCACTACTTGATATGACCGTTCAGAACGCATCGCATCACCTTCGGCGGCTTAAAAATGCCGAACTCGCAACGTATCGGAAAGAGGGGAAACTCGTCTATTACAGACTGTCACCAGCGGGGTCTCTAATTTTGAATACAGTGCAGCATGGCCAAGGGGGAGAAAATGTTGTCAGTTCAAGCTTTGCAGGTTAA
- a CDS encoding YnfA family protein, producing MVIRAIFLFVLAGLAEISGGYLIWQWLKNGKSLWVGIIGAVVMILYGVIATRQEFSFGKTYAAYGGIFIAMAVLWGWFIDKRFPDWSEWLGAGICLVGVAVMLMKR from the coding sequence ATGGTAATTCGAGCTATATTTCTGTTTGTCTTGGCTGGTTTAGCCGAGATTAGTGGCGGGTATCTTATTTGGCAATGGCTGAAGAACGGGAAGTCACTTTGGGTCGGCATTATTGGAGCAGTTGTGATGATTTTGTACGGTGTGATTGCTACCCGTCAAGAATTTTCGTTCGGCAAAACATACGCTGCCTATGGTGGGATTTTCATAGCGATGGCGGTACTCTGGGGCTGGTTCATTGATAAGCGGTTTCCTGACTGGAGCGAATGGCTTGGTGCAGGGATTTGTCTTGTGGGTGTGGCTGTCATGTTGATGAAAAGGTAG
- a CDS encoding NAD(P)/FAD-dependent oxidoreductase — MKKLVIIGAGFGGLTVFHHVSSWMDSQDVEVTVIDERETFLVKPSLPEVALGEKDIRDITFPLRPVIESYGNFIRSRVHRIDPREQQVYLDDEVKVPYDFLVIALGGKKDFESVPGFREHGYSVCTDILAPRLYEAIENFEQGNILIGSAPMLSGTRVKDVPHLETACEGPVGEVAFMIDSELRERGIRDQARIICYSPAEIFFEDVGDRVHEAFEGLARKHEVEVVTNKVIDRIEKDHVVFKDGSTLSSALTVLIPTYRGPDVITQSGLGDEAGFVPTDENFQHLDYENIFAIGDVASRTVPKLGHLAVEQGNLVASLLRQRMTGYGETYDYEPEVFCIMNMGRGKAMLIRSNTLWGGNTDISYHSAMSHLMKSSFDTYMVKFKGKMPPQLAQRLLNVYLERFQK; from the coding sequence GTGAAAAAACTTGTGATTATCGGAGCTGGATTCGGGGGATTGACTGTTTTCCATCACGTCTCATCGTGGATGGATTCGCAGGATGTGGAAGTGACCGTCATTGATGAGCGAGAGACCTTCCTGGTGAAACCCTCTCTTCCCGAGGTGGCACTAGGAGAAAAGGACATTCGGGATATCACTTTCCCTCTGCGGCCCGTCATCGAGTCGTATGGGAACTTCATACGCAGTCGAGTGCACCGGATTGACCCGAGGGAGCAACAGGTGTATTTGGACGATGAAGTAAAGGTGCCGTACGATTTCCTCGTGATTGCACTGGGTGGAAAGAAGGATTTTGAGTCTGTACCTGGTTTCAGGGAACACGGTTATTCCGTATGTACAGATATCCTCGCTCCTCGACTGTATGAGGCCATAGAGAATTTCGAGCAAGGAAACATCCTGATTGGGTCTGCGCCTATGCTGTCCGGGACACGTGTCAAAGATGTCCCCCATCTGGAAACGGCTTGTGAAGGCCCAGTTGGGGAAGTCGCGTTTATGATTGACAGTGAGTTGCGAGAGCGTGGAATTCGAGATCAAGCTCGCATCATCTGCTATAGCCCGGCAGAAATTTTCTTTGAAGATGTGGGCGACAGAGTTCACGAGGCGTTTGAAGGACTGGCCAGGAAACATGAAGTCGAGGTCGTCACCAACAAAGTCATCGACAGAATCGAAAAAGACCATGTCGTGTTCAAGGATGGGTCAACGCTTTCCTCCGCCCTGACCGTCTTAATCCCTACGTATCGCGGACCGGACGTCATTACGCAATCTGGCCTAGGAGATGAAGCCGGTTTTGTGCCTACAGATGAAAATTTTCAGCACCTCGATTACGAGAATATTTTCGCCATTGGTGATGTGGCGTCACGAACGGTGCCAAAGCTTGGGCATCTCGCCGTAGAGCAGGGAAATTTGGTGGCTAGTTTGCTCCGCCAACGGATGACAGGATACGGAGAGACTTACGACTATGAACCAGAAGTATTCTGTATCATGAACATGGGGCGCGGGAAGGCCATGCTAATCCGCTCGAACACCCTATGGGGAGGTAATACTGACATCTCCTATCACAGTGCCATGTCACATCTTATGAAGTCTTCGTTTGATACGTATATGGTGAAGTTCAAAGGAAAGATGCCCCCACAACTGGCACAACGTCTGCTCAATGTATACCTAGAACGTTTTCAAAAATAG
- a CDS encoding site-specific integrase, translating into MEFVQPIREKKQIDSIKKILKATNLRDYCLFILGINSGLRISDLLKLNIRDVMDERGRVRDRVSIRETKTGKTKDFPVGDTARKAIVEYLGTRAYTLDDPLFLSRKGGQALKRQQAYKIINDAARAVGIKENIGTHTLRKTFGYHAYQAGVSLAVLQKLFNHSAPSVTLSYIGITQDELDDVYLNLNL; encoded by the coding sequence TTGGAATTTGTTCAACCGATTCGCGAGAAAAAACAAATCGATTCTATAAAGAAAATTCTCAAGGCTACAAACTTGAGGGATTATTGCTTGTTCATATTAGGGATTAACTCTGGTCTTCGAATTAGCGACTTACTTAAACTGAACATTCGTGACGTGATGGACGAACGAGGACGAGTGAGAGACCGAGTTTCTATTCGGGAAACTAAAACAGGTAAAACCAAGGACTTTCCGGTTGGAGATACAGCACGTAAAGCCATCGTCGAATATTTGGGTACTCGGGCTTATACTTTAGATGATCCCTTGTTTTTGTCCAGGAAGGGCGGCCAAGCTCTGAAGAGGCAGCAAGCCTACAAGATCATTAACGATGCAGCCAGAGCAGTAGGCATTAAAGAAAACATTGGTACACATACGCTTCGGAAGACTTTTGGGTACCATGCGTATCAAGCAGGCGTCAGCTTAGCTGTGCTTCAGAAGCTATTCAATCATTCCGCTCCAAGTGTCACCCTGTCATACATCGGCATTACCCAGGATGAATTGGATGACGTGTACCTGAATCTGAATCTTTAG
- a CDS encoding (2Fe-2S)-binding protein yields MDDCCAIPTPSRDNNFLCPECKQKGKAVEIITLKALLIPSALETIDPQSSYGFCHNHSCDIVYFSDNQKFRRQDVKVPVFQKDAGLDVPVCYCFGWTRQRLEQAVQQQKQPSNHVSEQVQANRCGCEVNNPQGSCCLGNVTAYVRSLGKASV; encoded by the coding sequence ATGGATGATTGTTGTGCTATTCCAACCCCCTCGAGGGATAACAATTTTCTTTGTCCCGAATGTAAACAAAAGGGTAAAGCCGTTGAAATAATTACGCTAAAAGCGTTACTCATACCCTCAGCTTTAGAAACAATTGATCCCCAGTCCTCCTATGGGTTTTGCCACAATCATTCGTGCGACATCGTTTACTTTTCCGATAATCAGAAGTTTCGAAGGCAAGACGTGAAAGTGCCAGTTTTTCAGAAGGATGCTGGATTGGATGTACCGGTTTGCTACTGCTTTGGATGGACTAGACAACGACTAGAACAGGCTGTCCAACAGCAGAAGCAGCCAAGCAACCACGTCAGTGAACAGGTTCAAGCAAATCGTTGTGGATGCGAGGTCAACAATCCCCAAGGAAGCTGCTGCTTAGGGAATGTTACGGCATATGTTCGTAGTCTTGGCAAAGCCAGCGTCTGA
- a CDS encoding cation transporter encodes MLSVQALQVKKGINIEIVSILWMIVEAAVAIGAGIAAHSLALTAFGADSIIELVASAILLWRLYVESSGASLARVKQAEKRASWVVGVALIALAVYIVVSAAYDLWTRSGSESSMLGLALAIASGIIMPYLSRAKKRIGTEIGSKALRADGSCSIVCAYMAWTLIVGLILTALVGWWWLNALAGLALVYFVVKEGIEAIQEARGVEDTCCCCH; translated from the coding sequence ATGTTGTCAGTTCAAGCTTTGCAGGTTAAAAAGGGAATTAACATTGAGATTGTCAGCATCCTTTGGATGATTGTTGAAGCGGCAGTAGCAATCGGAGCTGGAATTGCTGCACATTCGTTGGCACTTACAGCGTTTGGGGCTGATAGCATCATTGAACTTGTAGCAAGTGCAATACTCCTCTGGCGGCTTTATGTTGAGTCAAGTGGCGCAAGCCTTGCACGTGTAAAGCAAGCCGAGAAGAGGGCTTCATGGGTTGTTGGAGTTGCCTTAATTGCTCTGGCAGTTTATATCGTTGTTTCAGCCGCATACGACCTGTGGACACGTTCCGGTTCGGAATCAAGCATGCTTGGGCTCGCACTTGCAATCGCTTCGGGAATTATCATGCCGTACTTGTCGCGTGCGAAAAAGAGAATTGGTACGGAAATCGGCAGCAAGGCACTTCGGGCGGATGGTTCCTGTAGTATCGTATGTGCGTACATGGCTTGGACGCTAATTGTCGGACTTATTTTGACCGCTTTGGTCGGCTGGTGGTGGCTTAATGCCTTGGCTGGATTGGCATTGGTGTACTTTGTTGTGAAAGAAGGCATTGAGGCGATTCAAGAGGCACGTGGCGTCGAGGATACTTGCTGTTGTTGCCATTGA